The following is a genomic window from Thiovulum sp. ES.
ATAGCAGAAAACAGAGAGATGGTGGTTGGATTGAAGCAATCGGAACTTATAATCCAAATACAGAACCTGCAACTATTAAATTTGATGCAGAGAGACTTTCATACTGGAAAAGTGTTGGAGCTAAATTAAGCGATAGAGTGGCAAAAATCACTAAGTAATGATTGAAGGGTTTATTGAAGAGTATGCAAAACTCATTGTTTCTCATCCAGAAGATATTTCTTCAGTCGTAAATGAGACTAATGAGCTTTATGAAATAACTCTTTATGCCAACGGTGATGACTTGGGAAAATTAATTGGTAAAGGTGGTCAAATGAT
Proteins encoded in this region:
- a CDS encoding putative RNA-binding protein (contains KH domain) (PFAM: KH domain), producing the protein MIEGFIEEYAKLIVSHPEDISSVVNETNELYEITLYANGDDLGKLIGKGGQMISAIKNIISGCKAKNGKNYKINVTEKS
- a CDS encoding ribosomal protein S16 (PFAM: Ribosomal protein S16~TIGRFAM: ribosomal protein S16), which codes for MATVVRLTRLGRKKKPVYRIVATDSRKQRDGGWIEAIGTYNPNTEPATIKFDAERLSYWKSVGAKLSDRVAKITK